The genomic stretch TCGCCATAGTTTGGAAATTTTCAAGGATGAACTGCTAGCCTGGTTCGTTAGCATCATGGCCGATGATAGCTTTATGAGCGATTTCTGGCCGTGCTTTGTGTCTTGcagctcattgtgcttcatttggCGTTTTTGGTCATTATTAGGGCCGCAGAAGGATGTGCATCTTCAGTACTCCTTTCGTTCCTTGGATTCAGGACACGAGTGTGTAGCAGTGTTGTGTTCTTCGCTCCGTGAAACGAATGATAAGAACCGTCATAGACCTTAAACGATGATATGATGTGAGAACAATGAACTACAAACCTGCTCATATTAAACTCTGAATCTGTGAAACAGTTCCTAGTATAGTTCTGTGTAGTACCTATTTATcattttagatttttttagaaattttgcaaaattcaaaaacatTGTGAATGCTACGAGATTATAGCAATAAAAAATTCACCCAAAAATGTTAATCTACAGGTTTGTCGTGCGCAAAAGTGACAAGACTGCATAGATTCATCCTGTTGAGTGCAAAACTGCAGTGGCGTGGGGCCGGCCGCCCCTCTCATAGTCTAGTTCAGTTCACCCGACCGGTTGGTTCAACCAGCAGGCGAAACAAATATCTCACCGAGGACAGAAGCCGGAGGAGCAGATTAGGCATCCAAACCACCGTAAGAATCTCCTCCGACGCTCCCGCGCTAGTTTCGAAAGCTAGTTCTCGCGACACCAGCGGGGCAGCAAGCCATCTTTGAGTCTCCCACCCAAGAAGAGTAGAGAAGGAGCCGCAGCGCACTTGACGCACAGAATGGCGCTTCGCTGCTCCCTGCCCGCGACGTGTTCGACGTTTTGCCTCAAAGGAGCGGAGCACCCCAATTCGCGCGCTCTCCCAGTGCGCCTCGTCAGCTTCGGTTCTtgcccagggtccaggccgcgcgtgGGGCTCGTGCTCGCCGCTAGCGCCTGGGAGTTCCGTGCGAGCGAACCCAAGACAGCCGGTCGTCTGGTGATTGGTGGCGGGCCGCGCAAAGACGACACCAGTTCCGACTCCGAgtccgatgacgacgacgacgacgaacctCCGCCCATGACGGACGAGGAGCGTAAGAAGCTGCGGAGGAAGATACGGGAGATGATGGACCGGATGCCGGAGATGCAGGAGCTGACCGACCCCGAGGAGAAGAAGGCCAAGATGAGGGAGCTGCTGACTAAGTACGAGCTGGTcgtcgaggaggaggacccggagtGGCCTGAGGATGCCGACGACGGGATGGGCTTCGGCctcggccagttcttcgacaagatcACCATCAAGGCCGAGAAGAGGGATGACGCCGCTGACGACGATGATGCAGGGGATGGCACCAAGAAGGAGATCGTTTGGGAGGACGATAACTACATCACGCAGGTCAGGGATGTCAAGACCAAGGATTGGGACGACACCGTGTTCACCGACTTTGGCCCGTTGATTGTGCTTGTGCACAACCGGTACAAGAGGTATGCTTTCTTTTTCCCAAGTCAAGTGATTAAAGCTGAAAATGTTACACGTGTTCTACGTATGTAATGTATGCTTCTGTCAATTCGTGCAAGATACTTTAGTTGGCCACACTTGATGTTTCAAGTATCCTTTTGGCCAAACAATAGCCCATGAAACTTTCAGAGTGTGCAGTATTACTTCGATAATTACCATAATATTTTTCGTTCTTGTAGACCACAGGAGAATGTGATGGCAAGAAACGAGCTTGTAAAAGCAATTGAGACGTTTTGGGAACATGATCTGCCTTCACCAAGAGTACATTGTTCTTTACGACTTTCTTTCGTAAATCTTTCACCGTCTGCTCTTCAGAGTCACGTTCTGACTTCCGGTTGCTCTTTTTACACCCACAGTGTGTAGCAGTGGATGCCTGCGCCGAGCCAGACCTTGTGGCCGCCCTGAAGGTGTCTACTTTCCCTGAGTTGCTCTTCACCAATGCAGGGAGGATACTACACCGAGAGAAAGGTACCTTGTCCATTCTTAGATGAATACTCCTTAAATACGTCAATTTCCTCGCCAAGTTCGCTGATCCAAAATCACTTGTACTAGCTGTCCGTTCGGCCGAGGTTTTGGCGAGGATGATAGCCTTCTTCTACTACAAAGCGGCCAGACCACCTTGCTTGAGCGAATCAGACGGCCAGGGGAAAGAGAAGGTCCCTCTGATGTCATGAAAACAGAGTGGAACATGGTAGTTTGTGTTAGTATCTTACATCAGTGTAGCTTTCGAGTTTACATACATCAGTAGAGTTACTGTTAGCAGGAATCCTGAGTCTCACATGTGGCATGCATGCCCTAAGAGTTTATGGGATGATTCTATTCGTAATGCTGGATACCCACGTCACCATCTGCTTGTTATGTTCAGTACTTAAgtgatgcttttttttttcttcgagaATATACTCTGAAAAGTGTATCAATCGAGTGTTGATGACAAAAGCAATGCCGGAGGGAGGAGGCCGGCTGTTTATGCTACCAACATGAGGTGGTAGCGAATTCAGATAAACCGTAGTATCTTACCTGCAACCATAAGGGCAACGGCTCAGGAAAGCTAAACGCAACACCACGTATGACTTCTACTAAATGCCACGTATCATGCATCATGCTCTTCCTTTATCTTGGCCTTGATCACATCTGTTGTTGGCCTAGTGCCGGTGGAAACCATGTCATTCCAATGCCGCCAAACTATGTCATTCTGATGCCGCCAAATGCACCAGAAAACCAGTATGATTGCTGTCCACGTACCTCATCAATCTGGCATAGCACATGATCTCGATATCCACCAAGTTTTCAGCTTGGTGTCCACTGTCGGTAGCCAATTCATCTTGCCATGTCGTCTCTCTGGGATGAGTTTAGGATATGATTTCATGTCAATTGCTAAATTTTGGGTAGTAAATGAAAAACATACAAGTTTAAATTCGGTTTGTGCTGGTGTATTTGAAAGTTTAGAAATGATATTTAATGGGCAACCTTGGCCAAACTTGCATCAGATTTTGATAATGGTGCCGAATTCACTCAAAAGGTgacgaattatcttcaaggaaaaCACATCGATGGCCATGGACCATGATTCTTTGGCAATGTGTTGCAGCTCTTGAAGAAGAACTTCGAACTAACAAGTGGCTAGTGGATCCTCCTCGCCCAATGTCTGTTGACAAAGATGATCACAGCTCCTCCCCGTCTCCAAGAAGGTGGTGATGCTGGGTACATGGAATAACCGAAGTCTACCCTTCcttcagtggcggagcttgccaGGAAATACGGGGGGCAAACCAGAAAAAACTATGATCGTGGTGTGTGGGTAAAAAGCTCAAAAATTTCTACTATAAGCAATATTTTTTTCTTCACTAATTTTCTAaaagttggggggggggggggggcccccCTGACTTGTACATAGCTACGCCACTGCCTTCATTTGTCCCGCCGGTGATGCCATCTCCTAGCCAAAGGGGTTTTGTATATGTTCTTTTAATTTAtcctactttttttttgtttccctcCAATTTCTAGATGTTTTTCTTTTTCAGAAACACATGTGTTCGCGCAGTCGTTAATTTATCAATGGAACCGGGGATGGCCTCCTTGTTGatacaaaaaaaatcaaaccATTTTAAGCAGTAAAAATAGTTATTTCAACTTGGGCTAGCATTGTGTTGGCAAACCAACTGGGCCGGATTTTTCTCAGACGCAGAGCGAATCATGGACCGCCGGACGAGCCCAAGAGCCTGAAGAGAATTCGTCTCCGTCCATCCCTGGCGAATTTCTGGTTCTTCGTCGCGAAGGCAAATCTTCTTCAGGCGTTGCCGGAGCCTGCGCCGCGACGAGAGGCGCACGCGCGTGCGCGTCTCCGGCTTCATCGCCGGCGCGACGGAGAGAGCAACGCGGGAGGGGGTCGATCTAGCGGGCGCCTCGTCTCGCAGCGATCGTCGGCGCGAGCTTCGACGATGGATTCGGCTCGGCACAGAAGGGTTCCCAACAAATCCCGCCGCCCGGAGTGGAGAGAGGAGGTTCGTTCCACTCCCAGCTGGTCTCGCCGGCGGGGCAGTTTGTTCTATGTCGTTATACCACACCGGTGTGTCTGAAGGGTTATGTTGCTCATATGGTGCTCGGTCGATTGCCGGACTGGGTCGGTGCCCTAGAACTGCATCCAGGGTGTCATCTGTATCATAAAATTAAAGATTTTTCTGCTATCTTTTGTGGATCGTGATGTACTAGGTTGTTGGCTGAACTGCCTGTAGGGTGCCATCTGCATGAAATGTTTCATTGAACTGGAGTGCTGGATGCTATTATTTAACTGTTATGCTCTTCAACTGGAATTATTCTGAACTTGTGCTTATACCCTGTTATGCTACCCGCAGCTTAGGACGAATTGCTTGGAAAGAGTTAAAAATGAGAGAGTCCAGTTGCTCTGGAAGGTCAGGATCCAAGGGCAGCTACCTGCTAATGACAAGGTATCCTAAATGTGGTGCATTCCTTTTTCATATTCTGTCCATCTTTGTACAGCTTATGCTCCTCTCTAGTCTAGTACTACTTAAGTTATACAAAGTATGTTCCTTTACACATTAGTGCAAGGCCCAAGTTTAAGTTACTATTTCGAAAGGTTCATCGAAATTTAGTATGGCACCAATTGCGAACGCTTACAGTTTGTTTTACCCTGCAGTATAACCATAGAATTGAATAATTGGTAATTATAAAGTTTTGTGGCGATTATATTGTTAAATTTTTGTATAGCTCTTTTTCCCTTTCTTgtcttgttcaaatttgaaattgtttACTACTTTTATATGATGTATTGACTTGTAACACAGCATTTCCTGATTATACACTGCATGCCTCATTGACAACCTAGGTCTATTCTGGTTCCACTAGTTATCATCACTTTCTAGAATATTTTTCTTTCTTAAAAAGTTGACATACTGGAGCTGGCCACGATAATAAAATTGGGTACAGTGTGACTACCCCAATTGATAAATATGGCGAATACATACATGTCTTAAATTTCCTTCCTTTTTATGTATACATTGTCTCTGATTATCTACATATGTCGACTGACAGAAAACGGTCGAATCTGCAGTCAGGAACATTATCTCTGATGAGGTACAGAAACTCAAACAGTGTGTGGATGGAAAAGAGGACAAAGATGTTGATATGATATGGGAATATCAAGGACCACAGGAAGCTGAGCCTGCTGAATTTGATAGTGAAGACATATTGCTTGAGATGGAAAGACTTCTTTATGAGGATCTCCGGGAAGAATTAATTCGGAAAGGTTactttttagtacaaattttgctACTTTTTCTTTGATGTGCTGAATAACAGCTCAAGTTCTGACCAGCAACTTGCTCTGTTCACCTTTCGCTGGAACTTTTAACTGCAACAACAACCTAATCAACTGTTTCTCGCATCCCTATGCCTATATCTTTACAACCTTACCGAGAATGTCCTCAATTTCCATGGATGCTCAAAGtttgtgaatcaattttttttattattcTAAAATTCTTTGCTAACATTGTCTTTTGTCTAGAAATAGAGGCCCTTGACGAGGAAGATGCATACTTAGCTCAGGCTGCTTTTGATCATTTGCAATTAAATGATGAGGTATGAATTTCTGCAACGTTTAGTTCATCactttattttgaaaaaaaaatcttatttatatttttcctgTATTCCCTCATGATTTTTTTTCTATGCAGAATATATGTTTGTTCATGCCATTACTTTTTTTATGGACATGGTTGAATTAAACTGTTTCCTCCTTGCTTCTGTACTTCTGTTTATGGGAGGAACTACTACATAATTGCCAAATTTTCAGTGAAAATTTATGGCAAACTtgtagggaagatttcccggtgaCCTGTTCAGTTTTGGATAGCCAAAGCATATTGTATACTGAAGCAGTTTGTCAATGTATTGTTATTCTGGTTGTTACTAGACTCAGGCATAAATCATAACTCACATCATATCGAAACTACTCATAACTTGCCACCAAAGTTTGAACATCAAGTAGTACTAACTACTGAGTAGATTCTGTATCGATTTTTTGTTTGGATTACAGATGTAGCACGGCTTATTatgtcaattaaaattcaatgtcAATAAAAAAGATTTCATGTATGTTATAATCATGTCAGGGTGCCGAAAATGCTAAGCTCTGGTGTCCAGTATGCAAACAAGGAGAGCTACGAGAGGCTCATAATCTCATATACTGTACTCTCTGTAAGATACGGCTTGACCTTGGAGAAGATAAGGTAGTTTTCGTTTGCAACTTTGCAGTTATCCCTGACACATTCAGTCTCTTATGTGAAACCATCTTATTGAACGTGATCAATTCAATCTTCTTAATCAGGTAGACCTGGATTTCTTACGGGAACGGTTGGCTAATGTGCATACTGAGCATTTAGACAGAGGATGCACATTGTCACCCAAGTTCTGCTTACAGACCATGTTTGGGTTGAATGCACTTTGCATACAGTGCGATAAGTGCAGCACTTTTGAGGTGGTGATGTAAATATTGCGATGAAGCTAATGCGATGACACACATTATAGGAAGGTTGTGGTAGTTTTTCTCGAGCTATCTATTAGAAATTTGCTGTACCTGTGGTATGCTGAGGTGTCCAAACAATAAGGAGCCATAAAATGTAACTGCATGTGTGCCTACCTTGTTTTGCCTTGTAAAGACTTGCTATGCAGTGTGATTAGGCAGGTAGttttcgtcaatatttcgttggcACCTTGTTTGTTTCGTGATACTTCTACACCCACATCGTCCTACTGATAGAATTTTGCCGCCTTGTAGTAATGGAATGGAGTACTGTGTGAACCCAGCTGTTTGTTGCTAGCTAGTAATATATTTCCAGTTCGCtgagttttgaaacttttttttCCTGTCAGCTGTGGTCAATGATAATATTGTTATTGGAAAGGCTTGCTCAGTATTCCTTTTGTCTCCCAAGGCAATGTCCTTTTTTGACAACCACGGGACACATATAAGTGCGGCCATAACAGAATTTTCTGGCGCATGTCATGATGTCTGACAATAGCTATTTCATTCTAGAACACCAAAGCCGTTTCTATATATAAGGATACATAATGATGAATGATAGCGTGAAAAATGATTAGGTTATAATCTTGCTGACACAAAAAATATCCAGTTAAATAAATTTCTGGCACACCGGGAGGAAAATACAAAGAAGATGATTCATATAAACAAGATGATGCATCAAGCAGATAGCGGTATATGTTCAGGAAATTACTTCCACGTATATAATAATGTCCATTATCTTGTGTGATCCACTTTTCTTCTGTTATACAGTGGTTGTCATATAGGTCTTCAGAGTGGTTATCATTGCTGACTGTACAGTGTACAGGATAAACCTGCTGAGGTCCCCTGTTGGCTAACAACTTCGCTCTGCAAGCTATTTACAACTTGAAGCGTAAATGCATCATcgacaagaaaataaaaaatattcggAGCAAAGGCCAATGGAATACAATTCCTTCAGAGTTCATCAGACAATCCCAAAATCTCATCAAATAGCTTAGTCATCTTCTGGGAGCTGAAATCCTGCTTTACACCCAGAATGCGGCGAGACATTGGTGGCTGTTTGGAACAGAAGAATTTCGCAGAATTGTCGTTCAATTTTCCACACAAAGATGAAAATAGGATGCATGTTTCCTTGTCCTTTTCCAATGTTCCAAGCGCCCACCATGGCAATTGGGTACCAGATCATAACGTTGCCGGCTTGGTGCTGATTCCATATCTAAATTGATATAAAGCTGTCAGTTTGGTATTATCATCTGCCCCTTTCCGTTATACTCAAAGACTCAAGAAGGCAGCAGTTGAGCAAGTCGTCGGAGACATGGAGTTGGCAACCTTTGCAAGTAGTATATCTTGATCATGAGGCCAAAGTTAATTGCTTTTCGCGGCTTCGCAGTGAGG from Lolium rigidum isolate FL_2022 chromosome 4, APGP_CSIRO_Lrig_0.1, whole genome shotgun sequence encodes the following:
- the LOC124646541 gene encoding RPA-interacting protein A-like isoform X1, giving the protein MDSARHRRVPNKSRRPEWREELRTNCLERVKNERVQLLWKVRIQGQLPANDKKTVESAVRNIISDEVQKLKQCVDGKEDKDVDMIWEYQGPQEAEPAEFDSEDILLEMERLLYEDLREELIRKEIEALDEEDAYLAQAAFDHLQLNDEGAENAKLWCPVCKQGELREAHNLIYCTLCKIRLDLGEDKVDLDFLRERLANVHTEHLDRGCTLSPKFCLQTMFGLNALCIQCDKCSTFEVVM
- the LOC124646540 gene encoding thioredoxin-like fold domain-containing protein MRL7L homolog, chloroplastic; this translates as MALRCSLPATCSTFCLKGAEHPNSRALPVRLVSFGSCPGSRPRVGLVLAASAWEFRASEPKTAGRLVIGGGPRKDDTSSDSESDDDDDDEPPPMTDEERKKLRRKIREMMDRMPEMQELTDPEEKKAKMRELLTKYELVVEEEDPEWPEDADDGMGFGLGQFFDKITIKAEKRDDAADDDDAGDGTKKEIVWEDDNYITQVRDVKTKDWDDTVFTDFGPLIVLVHNRYKRPQENVMARNELVKAIETFWEHDLPSPRCVAVDACAEPDLVAALKVSTFPELLFTNAGRILHREKAVRSAEVLARMIAFFYYKAARPPCLSESDGQGKEKVPLMS
- the LOC124646541 gene encoding RPA-interacting protein A-like isoform X2 gives rise to the protein MDSARHRRVPNKSRRPEWREELRTNCLERVKNERVQLLWKVRIQGQLPANDKKTVESAVRNIISDEVQKLKQCVDGKEDKDVDMIWEYQGPQEAEPAEFDSEDILLEMERLLYEDLREELIRKEALDEEDAYLAQAAFDHLQLNDEGAENAKLWCPVCKQGELREAHNLIYCTLCKIRLDLGEDKVDLDFLRERLANVHTEHLDRGCTLSPKFCLQTMFGLNALCIQCDKCSTFEVVM